Proteins from a genomic interval of Toxoplasma gondii ME49 chromosome Ia, whole genome shotgun sequence:
- a CDS encoding Oxysterol-binding protein (encoded by transcript TGME49_294320), producing MPIHNVVALHRGNGRTATGCEEITVETESAKKLDEVPTISPLQSFESCHSEGKQDDISSVGVPCIDYSSLPHALPENGTPLPELEDPHPPRLPPRNAPYTALPLPPSALWQENFVELLLPISHCLEQKRQTGGQWHGGDISREALDTREESSTERVDHQSDNTEKSFATACSNIAGEGVPNGKPPHPGQRYDTATTVAHKITDEFGRDLDSGFTANFVDAVNAVRQPRAERTSDIAATEDVRTSSEEGTESVEAKSFCDPPENGVETEEPYLRPCTLREIPQVIVPLARRRTKLPCAKPSSSNLSILKILKQVNSSDMRNFSLPINVNEPLSMLQRICEDFEYTNLLSIARTRATSTERLAYVTIFALSAYAGSMERCYKPFNPMLGETFECSHRGFNYIAEQVSHHPPVSAYHAAAHNGDFVCFGTVSPVLSIQGTHVDSCNSGTVTLRLFLPGGGFEDYTWRRPNTRVHNIIFGTMWMEWVGVMTITNHMTSEEAHVSFLPVTSSSSSKASAGSWLSSFQWNAPSANRNLTEPASPPIAQSRRRRSNSVASDSGGGGEAEEQEKVTLGSGRKNDASSRSVSASPPLDTKRGRMNCRSDSWLSKECAGRNGLRGQVLDRAGCPRFFIDGCWSKRLWLTRVGKGSYEEFKQRNRLIEPTTGMNRDQNSGSSPSFSRGGQTSTPQKATHTSRISGRHGSGVVPLQTSRQENGSPEMNFISQTDRTAAEVRVVPADKDQVQVCCEQTRKRDHPSVASTARSKDEADITWNDEDTFFVAWEATLKPPSAKMYYNMPVFAIELNELTEGSQPNPLVVKRGGWSGMAPTDSRFRPDLRKYEDGDSAGAQAEKLRLEEKQRATARSMKGGESAWRPLWFDKGINAVTGLEDWLYNGRYWPERTRPLATSGGMIQPTRGNYCSTHVELSRFAVCPDIY from the exons ATGCCCATCCATAACGTAGTTGCGTTGCATCGAGGCAATGGGAGGACTGCCACTGGATGCGAAGAAATCACAGTGGAGACCGAATCAGCGAAGAAACTTGACGAAGTACCCACCATATCGCCGCTTCAGTCATTCGAATCATGTCATTCGGAGGGAAAACAAGATGACATATCTTCAGTGGGAGTGCCTTGCATCGATTATTCTTCCTTACCACATGCGCTGCCTGAGAATGGGACCCCTCTTCCTGAATTGGAGGACCCGCACCCGCCTCGATTGCCGCCACGGAATGCACCTTACACTGcacttcctcttccgccgtCAGCGCTGTGGCAGGAAAACTTCGTGGAACTGTTATTGCCGATTTCCCATTGTttggagcagaagagacagactgGCGGACAATGGCACGGAGGCGATATCTCTAGAGAAGCGTTGGATACACGTGAGGAGTCGAGCACGGAACGAGTGGATCATCAGAGTGACAATACAGAGAAGTCTTTTGCAACGGCTTGCTCCAACATCGCTGGAGAAGGTGTCCCGAACGGAAAGCCTCCTCATCCTGGGCAGCGGTATGACACTGCAACAACAGTCGCGCATAAAATAACGGATGAGTTTGGGAGGGATTTAGATTCGGGCTTCACGGCCAACTTTGTGGACGCTGTGAATGCGGTGAGGCAGCCTCGAGCCGAGCGCACGAGCGACATCGCAGCAACCGAAGATGTCAGGACATCTTCCGAAGAAGGAACCGAGAGCGTCGAAGCGAAATCATTTTGCGATCCGCCTGAAAACGGGGTTGAGACAGAGGAGCCTTACCTGCGGCCCTGTACGTTAAGGGAGATACCGCAGGTGATAGTGCCGTTGGCCCGAAGACGGACGAAATTGCCCTGTGCAAAACCCAGCAGCAGTAACCTGAGTATCCTTAAGATACTGAAGCAAGTCAATAGCTCTGATATGCGCAATTTCTCGCTTCCTATCAACGTCAATGAGCCCTTATCAATGTTGCAA AGAATTTGCGAGGACTTCGAGTACACCAATCTTCTTTCGATTGCGCGCACAAGAGCGACATCGACGGAAAGGCTTGCTTATGTTACCATCTTCGCGCTCTCGGCATATGCAGGCAGTATGGAGCGCTGTTACAAACCGTTCAACCCAATGCTGG GAGAAACATTCGAATGCTCTCATCGAGGATTCAACTACATAGCGGAGCAAGTGTCGCATCAcccgcctgtctctgcatacCATGCCGCAGCTCACAATGGCGATTTTGTCTGCTTCGgaactgtctctcctgttctgaGCATCCAG GGGACTCATGTCGACAGCTGCAACTCGGGCACGGTAACGTTGAGGCTTTTTTTACCCGGAGGAGGGTTCGAAGATTATACATGGCGCCGGCCCAACACGAGGGTACACAATATTATTTTTG GAACAATGTGGATGGAATGGGTCGGAGTCATGACTATTACCAATCACATGACAAGTGAAGAGGCACACGTGTCTTTCCTGCCGgtcacttcttcttcgtcctcaaAAGCTTCAGCCGGTTCCTGGCTTTCGTCGTTTCAGTGGAATGCCCCTTCGGCCAACCGTAATCTGACCGAACCTGCCTCCCCTCCTATCGCTCAGTCCAGACGAAGGCGGAGCAACAGTGTAGCATCTGATAGCGGCGGAGGaggggaggcagaggaacaggagaaggTAACCCTCGGCAGCGGTAGGAAAAATGATGCTAGTTCTCGGTCAGTTTCTGCGTCCCCTCCCTTGGATACAAAGAGAGGTCGCATGAATTGTCGTAGCGACAGCTGGTTATCAAAAGAGTGTGCAGGACGCAATGGATTAAGAGGGCAAGTGTTGGACAGGGCCGGCTGTCCGCGCTTTTTTATTGATGGATGCTGGAGCAAACGATTGTGGCTGACGAGGGTTGGAAAAGGAAGCTACGAAGAGTTCAAGCAACGAAACCGGCTGATCGAACCTACCACCGGAATGAATCGTGACCAAAATTCTGGCTCAAGTCCGAGCTTCAGTCGTGGAGGGCAGACTTCAACGCCGCAAAAGGCTACACATACCAGCAGGATTTCGGGCCGACATGGATCCGGTGTCGTTCCGCTGCAGACTTCTCGACAAGAGAATGGCAGTCCAGAAATGAACTTCATCAGTCAAACAGACAGAACCGCAGCTGAAGTTAGAGTTGTGCCGGCTGACAAGGACCAGGTGCAGGTCTGTTGTGAGCAGACACGGAAACGGGACCATCCGTCAGTGGCCTCAACAGCGAGAAGCAAGGATGAGGCAGACATCACATGGAATGACGAGGACACATTTTTCGTTGCCTGGGAGGCCACACTAAAACCCCCAAGTGCGAAAATGTACTACAATATGCCGGTGTTCGCAATAGAGCTGAATGAACTTACTGAAGGTTCCCAACCTAACCCTCTTGTagtgaagagaggaggaTGGTCTGGGATGGCACCCACTGACTCCCGCTTCAGACCAGACTTG CGCAAGtacgaagacggagactcAGCAGGGGCTCAGGCGGAGAAACTTCGTctggaagaaaagcaaagagcTACGGCTCGCTCAATGAAGGGGGGCGAATCAGCTTGGCGGCCACTGTGGTTTGATAAGGGTATTAATGCTGTCACGGGCCTCGAAGATTGGTTGTACAATGGTCGTTACTGGCCAGAGCGCACACGGCCACTTGCAACATCGGGAGGCATGATACAGCCAACCCGCGGCAACTACTGCAGCACGCATGTGGAGCTGAGTCGATTCGCCGTGTGCCCGGACATATATTGA
- a CDS encoding hypothetical protein (encoded by transcript TGME49_294340~Predicted trans-membrane domain (TMHMM2.0):289-312) → MKEGSFMIAGSPSHPERLVQLNPHGHWRRIPEHEECGYTQIMSCSCCSLTKDSPEKIRSDESTEPEEASTESKAQEPRSSAPASPRLAAPRCQESHAFPTKAEKPATTSSNIPDDGDVDGQEEMDWALDVPDEGQETSCAWLSCAWTASGKQEGVDGMAGPPAAMTLQAAPPAPAPTPVACQQRAQQDIASGQEPKEPAPQNPREAEQPQEVRVTKIKRPHPTTVTYQYRPYVTRQKAEAKGFKIVWYDPENTYNPLYFGVSPEDIEEQNALDERRDCQKYLDPALALQYAGIALGAVVGAGVFGVGFVTVAAGVAVGCTVSELSPYYSRVQNTMERLIFSRGWD, encoded by the exons ATGAAAGAAGGCTCCTTCATGATCGCCGGCAGCCCCAGCCATCCAGAGCGCCTGGTTCAACTCAATCCTCACGGCCACTGGCGGCGAATTCCAGAGCACGAGGAGTGCGG CTACACCCAGATTATGAGTTGCTCGTGCTGCTCGCTGACCAAAGACTCACCGGAAAAAATACGCAGTGACGAATCCACT GAGCCAGAGGAGGCCTCCACTGAATCCAAG GCTCAAGAGCCTCGAAGCAGTGCACCTGCATCACCGCGGCTGGCTGCTCCGAGGTGCCAGGAATCCCACGCATTTCCAacaaaggcagagaaaccaGCGACCACCAGCAGCAACATCCCGGACGATGGGGACGTCGACGGACAAGAAGAAATGGACTGGGCATTGGACGTACCAGATGAGGGGCAAGAAACAAGCTGCGCGTGGCTCTCATGTGCTTGG ACTGCCTCgggaaaacaagaaggagTTGACGGAATGGCCGGCCCTCCCGCTGCGATGACGCTGCAAGCTGCACCACCGGCACCGGCACCGACACCAGTTGCTTGTCAACAACGCGCTCAGCAGGATATTGCGAGCGGGCAGGAACCGAAGGAGCCGGCTCCTCAGAACCCAAGAGAGGCCGAACAACCTCAGGAAGTGCGAGTTACGAAAATCAAAAGGCCGCATCCTACGACTGTCACGTATCAGTATCGGCCTTACGTGACTCGACAGAAGGCGGAAGCAAAAGGATTTAAGATCGTCTGGTATGATCCTGAAAACACCTATAACCCCCTGTATTTCGGCGTGTCGCCTGAAGACATCGAGGAGCAAAACGCGCTGGATGAGCGAAGAG ACTGTCAAAAGTATCTCGACCCTGCTTTGGCCCTCCAATACGCAG GAATCGCACTGGGTGCCGTTGTAGGAGCCGGAGTTTTCGGCGTTGGTTTCGTTACTGTTGCTGCTGGAGTGGCAGTGGGCTGTACTGTCAGCGAATTGTCACCGTATTACTCGCGTGTGCAAAACACAATGGAGCGCCTAATCTTTTCCCGCGGGTGGGACTAG
- a CDS encoding EGF family domain-containing protein (encoded by transcript TGME49_294330~Predicted trans-membrane domain (TMHMM2.0):20-43:1065-1088) → MTVRKILQAVSAASGSRRGRGISKNALMVISFLVATPALALLFLISGQGLFVDATQASSTSTSRATYMDRFNIPKNHVDLIWDKDGTKSHTRGNTTYRWTERKSNVGVYVGYSEMYDSSAQAYCQSSSAKIDTKTTVGAPYMAAGACPNYGKVIAFTKRDGSRSDMTRWKNEIHANVMPHSTTSCASRADPGAAEVAKSIEGFAMYAGYLTHCPYNVNVYRQDMVTDKEFDSTVCNFVTESNPLRFLDTTQRQSTQPYTEYAFHGKGGHKGYDYKGQTSHVGCPPYNPPHVTKGMKDSSWITGPFECSILSRCTTHCWPYKSGGNCFRSLPAMFDMSTGECRLLGYHTQDFRSSTCAELTTDDTNAFYCVRPMKTAASSNMVYVTSHTRPDHETKCPPREPLKNVRWGVVSKGKYCKPMNARASLSNATAEQCGQRLFMLSSADGSSLSSQVRGYHWATFVATDCNMGESCAATARGKCFFYSTVPECLIHSPTTMAFTSLSAVDPSIAIDPDSIAVLPEDKCVSVDCGAHGTCDVATGKCVCEPGFTGERCDKDDLCYQKTCSGHGQCKESDGSCECEGGYKGDNCETIDKCYNQQCSGHGTCNDETGHCECQTCYTGTDCSQSVQNCCTTDSDCTGNKTCSTSTNECVCQAGWVGADCTEQDRCYNVECGEGKVCDAETGACVCEEKCKTGPNCDQHKPECCGSNDDCHQPQGYCKMDMSTCICRPGFTGENCGTREDLCAGVTCKNGGTCDSVTGLCQCDACHGGKTCEITKEHCCINDSDCNGHGTCNTSNNTCNCEAGFAGTNCSSSEGKCSGKTCLSGHCNPATGACVCDPCHTGERCETLVKDCCVVNDTCKFPNGVCTDSNRCECQSGWGQGDCSKPVDKCEDVSCNNGSSCDADSGTCICPPGFGDEFCETCSSKGCLNGGVCQPNGTCTCPEGFEGPLCDQSGSCPGAGGQCQNGGACDPEKGQCICSEGFTGARCEEAGAPYTCSDWCKAPNLLDETLCDPDKDCYQVCCEVMKACAKIHRHSDSDDKWSQCYKDGMDERQASCCYARQEASDYMAIYLAAGGVLLLLLAAGMAYGLRKRSTAAGGGGAMDFGVGEDGKPATAAEEEAIEVNLDDFKSHPDDEVDIGNRLGSTNWDA, encoded by the exons ATGACGGTCAGGAAAATCCTACAAGCCGTCTCGGCGGCTAGTGGAAGCcgtcgaggcagaggcaTCTCAAAAAACGCATTAATGGTCATCTCCTTCCTAGTCGCCACTCCtgctcttgctcttctttttcttatTTCCGGCCAAGGTCTTTTCGTAGATGCAACCCAAGCTTCGTCAACGTCAACTTCCAGAGCTACCTACATGGACCGCTTCAACATCCCCAAGAACCACGTCGACCTCATTTGGGACAAGGATGGAACAAAATCCCACACACGTGGCAATACCACATACAGATGGACGGAGC GCAAGTCCAACGTGGGAGTGTACGTGGGCTACTCCGAGATGTACGATTCGTCTGCGCAAGCTTATTGCCAGAGTTCGAGTGCAAAGATTGACACGAAGACAACCGTGGGGGCGCCGTATATGGCAGCGGGTGCCTGCCCGAACTACGGCAAGGTCATCGCGTTCACGAAGCGAGATGGAAGCAGGTCCGACATGACGAGATGGAAAAACGAGATCCACGCGAACGTGATGCCGCATAGCACCACGTCCTGTGCGTCGAGGGCGGATCCAGGTGCTGCTGAAGTCGCCAAGTCCATTGAAGGCTTCGCGATGTACGCCGGCTATCTGACCCACTGCCCCTACAACGTGAATGTCTATCGGCAAGATATGGTGACCGACAAGGAGTTCGACAGCACCGTGTGCAACTTCGTAACGGAGTCCAACCCGCTACGATTCCTCGACAccacgcagagacagtcCACACAGCCGTACACTGAATACGCCTTCCACGGCAAGGGAGGCCACAAGGGCTACGACTACAAAGGACAAACTAGCCACGTGGGCTGCCCACCCTATAATCCTCCGCATGTGACAAAGGGGATGAAGGACTCGAGCTGGATCACCGGCCCGTTTGAATGCAGCATTCTCAGCCGCTGCACGACTCACTGCTGGCCATACAAAAGTGGCGGTAACTGCTTCCGAAGTTTGCCAGCAATGTTCGACATGAGCACGGGTGAATGCCGGTTGCTTGGCTACCACACCCAGGATTTCCGGAGCAGCACTTGCGCGGAGTTGACGACGGACGATACCAATGCTTTCTACTGCGTCCGCCCCATGAAGACTGCCGCATCTTCTAACATGGTTTATGTCACCTCCCACACGCGACCTGATCACGAAACCAAATGCC ccCCGAGAGAGCCCCTGAAGAATGTCCGATGGGGAGTTGTGTCTAAGGGCAAGTACTGCAAGCCAATGAATGCACGCGCGAGTTTAAGCAACGCCACAGCGGAGCAATGTGGACAGAGATTGTTCATGTTGAGCAGCGCGGACGGTTCCAGTCTGTCTTCGCAAGTTCGCGGCTACCACTGGGCGACTTTCGTTGCAACCGACTGCAACATGGGCGAGAGTTGCGCGGCAACCGCTCGCGGCAAGTGCTTCTTTTACAGCACAGTTCCCGAGTGCCTCATCCATTCCCCGACCACCATGGCCTTCACTTCCCTGAGCGCAGTCGACCCGAGTATCGCCATCGACCCCGACTCCATCGCGGTGCTGCCCGAAGACAAGTGCGTGAGCGTCGACTGCGGCGCCCACGGCACCTGCGATGTCGCCACGGGGAAGTGCGTCTGCGAGCCTGGCTTCACGGGCGAGCGGTGCGACAAGGATGACCTCTGCTACCAAAAAACGTGCTCTGGACACGGACAGTGCAAGGAGTCGGACGGCTCGTGCGAGTGCGAGGGCGGTTACAAGGGCGACAATTGCGAAACCATCGATAAGTGCTACAACCAACAGTGCTCTGGACACGGCACCTGCAACGACGAGACGGGCCACTGCGAGTGCCAGACCTGCTACACAGGCACCGACTGCTCGCAATCCGTCCAGAACTGCTGCACAACCGACAGCGACTGCACGGGCAATAAGACATGCAGCACGAGCACGAATGAGTGCGTCTGCCAGGCCGGCTGGGTGGGTGCGGACTGCACTGAGCAGGACCGGTGCTACAACGTGGAATGCGGCGAAGGCAAGGTGTGCGACGCCGAGACTGGAGCGTGCGTCTGTGAGGAAAAGTGCAAGACAGGGCCGAACTGTGACCAGCATAAACCGGAGTGCTGTGGGTCGAACGACGACTGCCATCAGCCTCAGGGGTACTGCAAGATGGACATGTCCACATGCATCTGCCGTCCAGGCTTCACGGGCGAGAACTGCGGAACACGGGAAGATCTGTGCGCAGGTGTGACGTGCAAGAACGGCGGGACATGCGACTCCGTCACTGGCCTGTGCCAGTGCGATGCCTGCCACGGCGGGAAGACCTGCGAGATTACGAAGGAACACTGCTGCATCAATGACAGTGACTGCAACGGCCACGGCACCTGCAACACGAGCAACAATACCTGCAACTGCGAGGCAGGCTTCGCTGGCACCAACTGCTCGAGCAGCGAAGGCAAGTGCAGCGGCAAGACCTGCTTGAGTGGACACTGCAATCCGGCGactggcgcatgcgtctgcgaCCCGTGCCACACCGGCGAGAGATGCGAAACGCTCGTCAAGGACTGCTGTGTTGTGAACGACACGTGCAAGTTCCCCAACGGCGTCTGCACTGACAGCAACAGGTGTGAGTGCCAGAGCGGCTGGGGCCAGGGCGACTGCAGCAAACCAGTCGACAAGTGCGAAGACGTCAGTTGCAACAACGGTTCATCATGCGACGCGGACTCCGGCACATGCATTTGCCCCCCAGGCTTTGGAGACGAATTCTGCGAAACCTGCTCCAGTAAAGGGTGTCTGAACGGCGGGGTGTGCCAACCAAACGGCACCTGCACTTGTCCAGAGGGTTTCGAGGGCCCCCTGTGTGACCAGAGCGGCTCGTGCCCTGGCGCCGGCGGACAGTGTCAAAACGGCGGTGCGTGCGACCCCGAGAAGGGCCAATGCATCTGCTCGGAAGGCTTCACAGGCGCAAGATGCGAAGAGGCGGGCGCCCCGTACACTTGCTCCGACTGGTGCAAAGCCCCAAATCTCCTGGACGAAACCTTGTGTGACCCCGACAAGGACTGCTACCAGGTTTGCTGCGAAGTCATGAAGGCATGCGCAAAGATCCATCGACATAGCGATTCCGATGACAAATGGAGCCAATGCTACAAAGACGGCATGGATGAGCGCCAGGCATCGTGCTGCTATGCTCGGCAAGAAGCAT CGGATTACATGGCAATCTACTTGGCCGCTGGAGGcgttctgctgcttctgttgGCTGCTGGTATGGCGTACGGCttgcgaaagagaagcaccGCCGC CGGCGGTGGAGGCGCTATGGACTTTGGCGTCGGCGAGGATGGCAAGCCCGCTAccgcagcagaagaggaagccaTTGAGGTCAACCTCGACGACTTCAAGTCTCATCCAGATGATGAAGTCGACATTGGCAACC GGCTGGGCTCCACGAACTGGGACGCCTAA